The sequence CTTGCGGCAATTCCAACGCCAGCAGGAAGAGCTGCTGCAGCGCGCCGCCAACAATGACAGCCGCTATCTGCACCCGAGCTGGTTGCTGAAACGCATTCAACAAGCCTATCCCGCCAACTGGGAACAGATCGTCGACGCCAATAACCAGAAGCCACCAATGTGGCTGCGCGTCAACCGCCTGCATCACACCCGCGAAGCTTATCTGCAGTTGCTGACCGACGCAGGCATCGCCGCGGAGCCTCATTCAGACTATGCCGACGCGGTGCGTTTGCTGGCACCTTGCGCCGTGACCGATCTGCCTGGGTTCGCCGACGGCTGGGTCACCGTGCAAGATGCCTCAGCCCAGGGCTGTGTCGATCTATTGGATCCGCAAGACGGTGAACAGATCCTCGATTTGTGCGCCGCGCCTGGCGGCAAAACCACGCATATTCTGGAAGCGGCGCCGAAAGCGCACGTCATGGCGGTCGATATCGACGAACAGCGCCTGGCGCGGGTGAAGGAAAACCTGCAGCGCCTGCGTTTGCACGCAGAGGTTAAGCTGGGCGATGGCCGCACCCCGCAGCAATGGTGCGGTGACAAGCAGTTCGACCGGATCCTGCTGGACGCGCCTTGTTCCGCCACCGGCGTGATCCGCCGTCACCCCGACATCAAATGGCTGCGTCGCGATCGCGACATCGCCGAACTCGCCGCGCTGCAGGCCGACATCCTGGAAGCCGTCTGGCCCCATCTGAAATCGGGCGGCGTGATGGTTTACGCTACCTGCTCTATCCTGCCGGATGAAAACAGCAGCCAGATCGCCGCGTTCTTGCAGCGCCACGCCGATGCCAAGCTGGTTGAAACCGGCGATGCGCAGCGGCCGGGGCGGCAGAATATCCCGCATCCCGAGGACGGCGATGGCTTCTTTTACGCTAAGCTGATTAAAATGTAATGCTTCGGGGCGTGCGTGCGCGCCCTAAGTCTTTCAGTGTGAAGCAGAGAACACGATGAAAATAATTATTCTTGGTGCCGGTCAGGTTGGCGGGACGCTGGCGGAAAACCTGGTGGGTGAAAACAACGATATCACCGTCGTCGATACCGATTCCGGCCGGCTGCGTCAGCTGCAGGATAAATTCGATCTGCGGGTGGTTCAGGGGCACGGCTCTCATCCTCGGGTGCTGCGCGAAGCCGGCGCAGAAGACGCTGACATGCTGGTCGCCGTCACCAACTCCGACGAAACCAACATGGTTGCCTGCCAGATCGCCTATTCTCTGTTCAATACCCCCAACCGCATCGCCCGTATCCGCGCGCCGGAATATATCCGCGAGTCGGAGAAACTGTTCCTGCCGGAAGCGGTGCCGATCGACCATCTGATTTCACCGGAGCAGCTGGTCATCGACTATATCTACAAGCTGATTGAATACCCCGGCGCGCTGCAGGTGGTCAACTTCGCCGAAGGCAAGGTCAGCATCGCTGCGGTTAAAGCCTATTACGGCGGCCCGCTGGTCGGCAATGCGCTCTCTTCGATGCGCGAACACATGCCGCATATCGACACCCGCGTCGCCGCTATTTTCCGCCAGGACAGACCAATACGTCCGCAAGGCTCGACCATTATCGAAGCCGGTGATGAAGTCTTCTTCGTCGCCGCATCACAGCACATCCGCGCGGTGATGAGCGAACTGCAGCGGCTGGAAAAACCCTATAAGCGCATCATGATCGTCGGCGGCGGCAACGTCGGCGCCGGCCTGGCCGCCAAGCTGGAAAAAGACTACAACGTCAAACTGATCGAGCGGAACCAGCAACGCGCCGCCGAACTGGCCGAGCAGCTGCACGATACCATCGTGTTCTACGGCGATGCCTCCGACCAGGAGCTGCTGGCCGAAGAGCACGTCGAACAGGTGGATGTCTTCATCGCCATCACCAACGACGATGAGGCCAACATCATGTCCGCCATGCTGGCCAAGCGCATGGGCGCCAAGAAGGTGATGGTCTTGATCCAGCGCCGCGCCTATGTCGATCTGGTGCAGGGCAGCGTGATCGATATCGCCATTTCGCCGCAGCAGGCGACCATCTCCGCCCTGTTGGGGCACGTGCGCAAAGCGGATATCGTCAGCGTCTCGTCGCTGCGCCGCGGCGTGGCGGAAGCGATCGAAGCGATTGCCCACGGCGATGAAAGCACGTCCAAAGTGGTCGGCCGCATCGTCGAAGACATCAAGCTGCCACCGGGCACCACCATCGGCGCGATCGTACGTGGTGACGACGTGATCATCGCCAACGGCAACAGCAAAATCGAACAGGGCGATCACGTCATCATGTTTATTACCGACAAGAAATTCGTGCCGGACGTTGAACGCCTGTTCCAACCGAGCCCGTTCTTCTTGTAGAACAAATTTATTAGGCGGTGGTCTATAATCGCGTAGTTGTTCTCTGCCTTGGGAGGAGATAAAACTTCTCTCCTTTTGTGGCAAAGGGAAATTGCTTTGTTAAACTTGAGTTATTAATTCTGCAAGGGGTGCGTTCTATGAGTATGTTGAAAGAGTTTCGCGAATTTGCCATGCGTGGCAACGTGGTCGATCTGGCCGTCGGTGTGATTATCGGTGCCGCATTCGGCAAGATTGTTTCGTCCTTCGTGGCCGATATCATCATGCCACCACTGGGGTTACTGATCGGCGGCGTCGACTTTAAACAATTCCATCTGGTATTACGTGAAGCTCAGGGCGCCGTACCGGCGGTGGTAATGAACTACGGTTCATTCATTCAAACCGTATTCGACTTCGTGATTGTCGCCTTCGCCATCTTCCTGGCAATTAAATTGATGAACAAAATGCGCCGCAAGCAGGAAGAAGCGCCGGCAGCGCCGCCAGCACCTACCGCAGAAGAGAAACTGCTGACGGAAATCCGTGACCTGCTGAGCCAGCAACAGCAGCCAAAACTGTAAAACAGCGTTTGGTTATGCCAATAAAAAGCCACCTGACGAAGGTGGCTTTTTTAATGCCTTAAAACCAGAAGGCCAGTGGTAAATTATCGCTTGATAGTTTACCACTGGCCTCCCAGTTACCGCCTTTGTTGTGTTTTTCTTTACGCCGATAGCTGCCTTTGCCTTTCACATTCTTTTCTACTCGTTGACGGAATAGCGGATCATGCAGCAGCGCCTCAATGGCGTTATCTTGAATCTGACCTTTAGTGTGACGATATTTCGTCATGATAATGCTCCTGTAAAAGGTGTGGTGATAAAACGGGGCGATAATACTGCCGGCGGTATAAAAATTAAAGTGCCGTCAGCAACCTTTTTTGCCTTTTTCATCGCTGGCGCCCTGTTCCAAGGCTTCCAGAATAGAACAATAATTGCTGGTATGGGCAGTGCCGCAGCAGGCATCACTCAACCGCTTCAGCGATTCGCGCATGCGAGTCAGCTCCGCCAACTTACTTTCCACTTCGCTCAGGCGCGCATCGACGATCGACTTCGACTCCTGGCAGGTATGATGTTCAGGATCGACGCGGATCGACAGCAGCTCAGCGATCGTTTCCAGAGTAAATCCCAGCTGCTTGGCATAGCGAATGAAGCGCAGCCGCTGCAGATCCTGCTCGGTGTAGAGCCGATAACCACCTTCGGTGCGGACATTGTGATCCATCATGCCCTGCTTTTCATAGTAACGCACGGTATCCGGCGTCACTTCGGCAAGCTTGGCCAACTGACCTATCTTGAACATTACTTCTCCTCCCGGGTGAATTTACCGTCCAATGCACGCTGATATTCACCATGCAAGAAATCCGTACTCATCCCAGCCTGACGCAACCGGTGCTCCAGCAGCGCCATGCGTTTGCTGAGTTCGACATAGTCCTGATGCTCACTGTTAATCCCTTGCAGCAAACGAGCAACGGTCAACGCCTCTTTGCGATCTTCCAGCTCCGGCGGCAGGTAACCGGCATTTTTCAGCAAACGGTAACCGGCGCGCAGTTCAGCCGGCACCGCGCTGTCATCTTCCAGCGCCAACGGTTGACCCTGGCCGGGCAGATTGTCGAACTCGCCTTTATCTTGGGCATCAAGGATATGGCGTTCCGCCCATTGATCGAGCAGCCCCATGAAAGACAGCCTCGGTTAGCCTAATGATTAAGCCTTAGCATAGCGGACAGGGGCGGGGATCTTAAGCGCAGCGGGGGAATTACGCACATTTGGCTGGGTTTGGACGTAAAAAAACCGGGCAAGCCCGGTTTTTTTACGCGTCTACAGATTACTCTGCAGTTGCTACTTCTGCTTGAGACTCAGCACGATCAACCAGCTCGATGTATGCCATCGGCGCGTTGTCGCCTGCGCGGAAGCCACACTTCAGAATGCGAGTGTAACCACCGGCACGGCTCGCGAAACGCGGGCCCAGCTCGTTAAACAGTTTTGCCACGATCTCGTTATCACGAGTACGGGCGAATGCCAGACGACGATTAGCTACGCTGTCGGTCTTGGCAAGAGTAATCAGCGGCTCAACAACGCGACGCAGCTCTTTTGCTTTTGGCAGGGTCGTCTTGAT comes from Serratia sarumanii and encodes:
- the zntR gene encoding Zn(2+)-responsive transcriptional regulator, yielding MFKIGQLAKLAEVTPDTVRYYEKQGMMDHNVRTEGGYRLYTEQDLQRLRFIRYAKQLGFTLETIAELLSIRVDPEHHTCQESKSIVDARLSEVESKLAELTRMRESLKRLSDACCGTAHTSNYCSILEALEQGASDEKGKKGC
- the trkA gene encoding Trk system potassium transporter TrkA, encoding MKIIILGAGQVGGTLAENLVGENNDITVVDTDSGRLRQLQDKFDLRVVQGHGSHPRVLREAGAEDADMLVAVTNSDETNMVACQIAYSLFNTPNRIARIRAPEYIRESEKLFLPEAVPIDHLISPEQLVIDYIYKLIEYPGALQVVNFAEGKVSIAAVKAYYGGPLVGNALSSMREHMPHIDTRVAAIFRQDRPIRPQGSTIIEAGDEVFFVAASQHIRAVMSELQRLEKPYKRIMIVGGGNVGAGLAAKLEKDYNVKLIERNQQRAAELAEQLHDTIVFYGDASDQELLAEEHVEQVDVFIAITNDDEANIMSAMLAKRMGAKKVMVLIQRRAYVDLVQGSVIDIAISPQQATISALLGHVRKADIVSVSSLRRGVAEAIEAIAHGDESTSKVVGRIVEDIKLPPGTTIGAIVRGDDVIIANGNSKIEQGDHVIMFITDKKFVPDVERLFQPSPFFL
- a CDS encoding alternative ribosome-rescue factor A, translating into MTKYRHTKGQIQDNAIEALLHDPLFRQRVEKNVKGKGSYRRKEKHNKGGNWEASGKLSSDNLPLAFWF
- a CDS encoding DUF1992 domain-containing protein, with the translated sequence MGLLDQWAERHILDAQDKGEFDNLPGQGQPLALEDDSAVPAELRAGYRLLKNAGYLPPELEDRKEALTVARLLQGINSEHQDYVELSKRMALLEHRLRQAGMSTDFLHGEYQRALDGKFTREEK
- the rplQ gene encoding 50S ribosomal protein L17; this encodes MRHRKSGRQLNRNSSHRQAMFRNMAGSLVRHEIIKTTLPKAKELRRVVEPLITLAKTDSVANRRLAFARTRDNEIVAKLFNELGPRFASRAGGYTRILKCGFRAGDNAPMAYIELVDRAESQAEVATAE
- the rsmB gene encoding 16S rRNA (cytosine(967)-C(5))-methyltransferase RsmB codes for the protein MKNNYNLRSIAAKAIGQVLDQGQSLSTVLPALQTAISDKDRGLLQELCFGTLRVLPQLEWCIQQLMAKPLTGKQRTLHYLLMVGLYQLLYTRIPPHAVLAETVEGAVALKRPQLKGLINGVLRQFQRQQEELLQRAANNDSRYLHPSWLLKRIQQAYPANWEQIVDANNQKPPMWLRVNRLHHTREAYLQLLTDAGIAAEPHSDYADAVRLLAPCAVTDLPGFADGWVTVQDASAQGCVDLLDPQDGEQILDLCAAPGGKTTHILEAAPKAHVMAVDIDEQRLARVKENLQRLRLHAEVKLGDGRTPQQWCGDKQFDRILLDAPCSATGVIRRHPDIKWLRRDRDIAELAALQADILEAVWPHLKSGGVMVYATCSILPDENSSQIAAFLQRHADAKLVETGDAQRPGRQNIPHPEDGDGFFYAKLIKM
- the mscL gene encoding large-conductance mechanosensitive channel protein MscL, whose amino-acid sequence is MSMLKEFREFAMRGNVVDLAVGVIIGAAFGKIVSSFVADIIMPPLGLLIGGVDFKQFHLVLREAQGAVPAVVMNYGSFIQTVFDFVIVAFAIFLAIKLMNKMRRKQEEAPAAPPAPTAEEKLLTEIRDLLSQQQQPKL